In Colius striatus isolate bColStr4 chromosome 17, bColStr4.1.hap1, whole genome shotgun sequence, the following proteins share a genomic window:
- the LOC133627008 gene encoding proline-rich proteoglycan 2-like, with the protein MSQAEKWKKFPSEKHHPFKPPITKPSPTSFKGKTREETAGKTLTNHGDTQGWQEARPRRAPGKPHPHNRRLRVHSERPPREQGGQPAASNPGKPYRSGMSPPSTRLGNQPNRLLSPRPRRAGGEARARVAEANCAPRGWPPASAPGASPHPAQHRPSGAARRPQRPTATAVPSAPATPPPRSLTARRRPAAGTARRRDGKRRPRGGRRPAGPPRPQTAPSPAGQRRRPPRAGPAGGLTAAALDAVNKHEH; encoded by the exons ATGAGTCAAGCTGAGAAGTGGAAAAAGTTTCCATCTGAGAAA catcACCCATTCAAGCCACCCATAACTAAACCCAGCCCTACATCTTTTAAGGGCAAGACTCGAGAAGAGACTGCAGGTAAGACCCTCACGAACCACGGAGACACCCAAGGGTGGCAGGAGGCGAGGCCGAGGAGGGCCCCAGGGAAGCCGCACCCCCACAACCGCCGCCTCCGAGTTCACAGCGAGCGGCCGCCCCGGGAGCAGGGCGGGCAGCCGGCCGCGTCCAACCCGGGCAAGCCGTACAGGAGTGGAATGAGTCCGCCGAGCACACGGCTCGGGAACCAGCCAAACCGGCTGCTGTCACCGCGGCCCCGGCGGGCCGGCGGGGAAGCACGGGCACGTGTGGCGGAGGCTAACTGCGCCCCGCGGGGGTGGCCACCCGCCTCCGCTCCCGGGGCCTCGCCCCACCCTGCCCAGCATCGCCCCTCCGGCGCTGCCCGCCGCCCTCAGCGTCCCACCGCCACCGCCGTCCCCTCAGCGCCGGCCACGCCGCCCCCGCGCTCCCTcaccgcccgccgccgccccgccgcgggcACAGCGCGGCGCCGGGACGGGAAGCGGAGGCCCCGAGGCGGGAGACGGCCGGCGGGTCCCCCCCGCCCTCAGACGGCGCCATCGCCAGCCGGGCAgcgccgccgccctccccgcgCGGGCCCCGCCGGCGGCCTCACCGCTGCCGCCCTcg